From one Populus alba chromosome 17, ASM523922v2, whole genome shotgun sequence genomic stretch:
- the LOC118053090 gene encoding rust resistance kinase Lr10-like produces the protein MFRGMNFLFACYIAFLLQLLVFQTCHSSTITAHCAPSSCGNIQNISFPFRLNTDPQSCGNYNYTLICENNISTVLYLYSGKYYVQAIDYDNFTIRVVDAGVQDNCCSIPRYSLARDNFSYGDPYTSYNYKQVPPGVSDGFVEYYWLNELPTLSLHMVFMSCENTVNSPLYVDTAPYGLNYGSDSSLVTPSNYVTLGGMNASDLMELCSIEKIFLLPKKNYTDKSFEEIHSDLAYGFELSWYNINCENCTRGCYINSSDHRQYCIPAAHAHDESYWQIILSIVTDPYLYITISGYFALLHGLKVVCGTPCVIIFLIYKWRRRHLSVYDTVEQFLQGQNNLMPVRYSYSDIRKISKGFKDKLGEGGFGTDNKGKLRSGRFAAVKLLGKSKANGQDFINEVATIGRIHHTNVVQLIGFCAEGSKRALVYDFMPNGSLDRHLFSREGSISLSWQKLHQISLGVARGIDYLHLGCDMQILHFDIKPHNILLDENLTPKVSDFGLARLYPTNGSITSLTAARGTIGYMAPELFYKNIGRVSYKADVYSFGMLLLEMAGKRKNVNALAENSSQIYWPYWVHDQVSDGKAIEIGDDATEEECKIVKKMIMVGLWCIQMKPMDRPTMKNVVEMLEGDLENLQLPPKPVFNLDVTPPNIEGESSSLSGDSTASTSLIENAY, from the exons ATGTTTAGAGGAATGAACTTCCTTTTTGCTTGCTACATAGCTTTTCTTTTACAGCTATTAGTCTTCCAAACTTGCCATTCTAGCACCATCACTGCTCATTGTGCTCCTTCTTCATGCGGCAATATCCAAAACATAAGCTTCCCTTTCAGACTAAACACTGATCCACAAAGCTGCGGAAACTATAATTATACTCTGATTTGCGAGAACAATATTTCTACAGTATTATATTTGTATTCAGGTAAATACTACGTGCAGGCAATCGACTACGATAACTTCACAATCCGAGTGGTAGATGCTGGTGTACAAGATAATTGCTGCTCCATCCCTCGTTATTCTTTGGCACGTGACAACTTCAGTTACGGAGATCCGTACACATCGTATAACTACAAGCAGGTGCCGCCGGGAGTGAGTGACGGTTTCGTTGAGTACTATTGGTTGAACGAGTTACCTACACTATCGCTGCATATGGTTTTCATGAGCTGTGAAAATACGGTGAATTCTCCTCTTTATGTGGACACGGCTCCCTACGGCCTTAACTACGGATCAGACTCTTCTCTTGTGACTCCTTCGAATTATGTGACTCTTGGGGGCATGAATGCCTCGGATTTGATGGAACTGTGCAGcatagagaaaatatttttgcttCCAAAGAAGAACTACACAGACAAGTCCTTTGAAGAAATACACAGTGACCTGGCATATGGGTTTGAGCTTTCATGGTACAACATCAACTGTGAAAATTGCACAAGGGGTTGCTACATCAACAGCTCAGACCATCGTCAATATTGCATTCCCGCAGCTCATG CTCATGATGAAAGCTACTGGCAAATTATACTCTCCATAGTGACAG ATCCCTACCTCTATATAACTATATCCGGTTACTTTG CACTACTTCATGGGCTAAAAGTTGTTTGTGGGACTCCATGTGTGATTATATTTTTGATCTACAAATGGCGAAGGAGACATTTATCAGTGTACGATACAGTTGAACAATTCCTACAGGGTCAGAATAACCTTATGCCAGTAAGGTATTCCTACTCAGATATCAGGAAGATTTCTAAAGGTTTCAAGGACAAATTAGGTGAAGGAGGCTTTGGTACAGATAACAAAGGAAAGCTTCGCAGTGGGCGTTTTGCAGCAGTAAAGTTGTTGGGAAAATCGAAAGCTAATGGACAGGATTTCATAAATGAAGTTGCTACCATAGGAAGGATTCACCATACTAATGTGGTGCAGCTAATCGGTTTTTGCGCTGAAGGATCAAAGCGAGCTCTTGTATATGATTTCATGCCTAATGGATCTCTTGATAGACACTTGTTTTCTCGAGAAGGATCAATCTCTTTAAGCTGGCAAAAACTACATCAGATTTCCCTTGGAGTGGCTCGTGGTATCGACTATCTTCATTTAGGCTGTGACATGCAAATACttcattttgatatcaaacctCACAACATTCTTCTCGACGAAAATCTCACTCCAAAAGTCTCTGACTTCGGGCTCGCTAGGTTGTACCCAACGAATGGCAGCATCACATCTCTTACTGCAGCAAGGGGCACCATAGGATACATGGCTCCTGAATTGTTCTACAAAAACATTGGACGTGTCTCTTATAAAGCTGATGTTTATAGCTTTGGAATGCTGCTATTGGAAATGGCAGGTAAAAGGAAAAATGTAAACGCGTTGGCAGAAAATTCAAGTCAAATCTACTGGCCATATTGGGTTCATGACCAAGTATCTGATGGAAAGGCCATAGAAATCGGAGACGATGCCACGGAGGAAGAATGTAAGATCGTCAAGAAGATGATTATGGTTGGATTGTGGTGTATACAAATGAAACCCATGGACCGGCCTACAATGAAGAATGTTGTGGAGATGCTTGAAGGAGATTTGGAAAACTTGCAATTGCCTCCTAAGCCTGTCTTCAACCTAGATGTGACGCCACCAAACATTGAAGGAGAGTCATCATCGTTGTCAGGTGATTCTACCGCATCAACCAGTTTGATTGAAAATGCATACTAA